tgtaagagtagagttatatgtggagatggccagtgaaggacaggtgagggaagggatggacagcagtcgttaatcaatatcagctgacaactgctggagatcaagagaattaaggtccctcctgagttgagggggattaggctgaggttgttgggtgagggggtacgcgagagcaagtgataagaggtggtgatcagagagtggaaatggagtgttgcagatattagttactgtacatgcataagtgaagattaggtcaagggtattgccagctacatgggtgggagaatttgcccactgtgatagcccgagggaggaagtaattgaaagtagtttagtggctgcagaggtcaaaggtgggtttataggaatattgaagtccccgagaattaaggatggaatgttagaagagaggaaatagggtagccaggcagcaaagtggtcaaggaagagaagaggggaaccagggggacgataaataatagcaatgttagcagagaagggtttgaaaaggcgaattgaatgtatttcaaatgacgggaaagagagggaaggtggggtgggtagaggtttaaaggagcagtgaggggagaggagaaagttGGTTTTGCTCAATCCAACTGGCATAGGTGgtgtaatccccaccaaggatatcgcAGTAGTGCTCACAATAACATTTTCTAAAATCAATCAGGAAGGTCCAAAGTATATAAAAAGTTTACTCTTTTTATTACAGATACAAGTACATTTTGAAAAATACACTTGACGAGCTTTATCAAGTAACAAACTTTTTCAAAGTGTCCTTATATGTCCTGCAAGTTTCAAGATGGTACCTCCATCTattggatttgttgtttcagcacatcccacagatgctcaatcgaaaTGAGATCTTACAATTTGGAGGCAAAGGCAACACATTATACTCTTGTAGGATTCTAGGAAAAGTTGATCATTTTATTGTTATGCAGCTATCTCCATCTTTAGTACTATATACCGCATTTTTCCGTGTACAAGACACCCCTATTTATAAGACGAACCCTATTTTTTGAGCCCATaattaagaaatcaatattttaaacatcaaatagagcaactttgatattttagaggcgacttctgaggagaacaacacacttcagattctcatgcctcccctgtgatacggtactctgtgaagttaatggctctatagtgcatgctgggagactacaactcccacaatacagcaggcagtgtgagggcatgctggaaTATCACAGTAATATGTTCTCTGCTTTCTGATTCCCATTTCCCCCctgataaagaaaaaaatcagaaagCAATACCTACTTGAGATGGagcaaaccttaatatggctgctcattttatggtgtggcatgtctctggagctctGTTGGTGGTAGgtgctgatgtctgctgcagctcccatGGATATAGGGACCTCTTCCTACTTGCCATAGCATTTAGAAGTGTATCAGCGGGAGGGAGGCCAGGTAAGTGTGTGGGCTGTGGCACAATGAAATGCGGCAGGTGCCATCTTAACTTAGGCCCTGCACACAAGTGGTTTATTTAACCATTGCagtgacattccgtgtataagacaaccccaaattttagactaaaattttttagaaaaacaacatagtcttatacatggaaaaacacggtatgtatgtatgtgtcattagatgtgtgtatgtatgtcagtgagtgtgcatgggtgaatatttgtgtgtcagtgtatatccccctcccatgtccagtctgacagtttgtgcatgGGTCAGAAAGTGGTGAGCTTTGGGTTACATGGAAATCTAAGATTTGTTGCGAAACTGGGGTTGCACAGTCTTTCAGACTATGTACTGATAGTACtggatattttataattttatggtAATTTGTTCAAATTGTACAGGGGTAAATAAGGCCAACTCCTTTCATATTGTGTAATTCATAATACAAGATTATTCCTATAGTAGCCTAGCtgtggatttttttctgaatttatgTAGTTGTAAAAAtatgctgggaaaaaaaaaaataatatcttgTTGGTTCTAATCTACTGTCgcagtttgtgttttttgtttctatATCCCAAAATTTTAATCTACCAGTGTCTGtgattgctttatttatttttgtactcaCTATAAATCAAATTTCTTAGTTCTAGCCTGGCAAGTGTATATATTTGATTACATTTGAATGCGGTATCAAAGCTTTTAGTAACAGTGTCATTATTATCAGCGTCAGAAACCAATAATCACAATTTACCTCTTTCTTTTAAAGCAAATgtgaatatataataatataggcATTACCGAATACTACTTCATTGCACTGCTGGGTTATTTAAACATATAATCTCTCAACAGGAACATTTCACACCTGAATGCAAATTCAAAGAGTCGGTATTTGAAAACTACTATGTGACATATTCTTCGATGATCTACAGACAACAACAATCTGGGAGGAGTTGGTTTCTGGGTCTCAACAAAGAAGGTGAAATTATGAAGGGGAATCACgtaaagaaaaataaaccagCAGCTCACTTTCTGCCAAAACCATTAAAAGGTAATGGTAACATTTCAAGCAGTTATTGCTAATGTCTGGTATTATCTTATAGCTTTTAACTGAATAGTGGGTTATTCATTTAAGTTCAACATTTCTTCATGTTTAAAAATAAGAGCACTTAACAATTCACGTTTGTTTTGAAGCCTTTTAAATTGTCTGATTGAATCAAAAGTTAATCATAGACTCATGCAGGAACTTGGACAAACTATTTTTAAATTTTCAtactataaataattaaattgctAAAAGGCTAAAAAGGCTAAAAATGTGTATACTTGACTATCACACATGTATGAGTTTGTTGGACATCCCATTCCAAAACCATGGGAATAAATATGGAGTtgtcctctcccccccttgtgaCTATAAAAACTTCCACACttttccacaagattttggatTTTGGAAAAGAGCATTTGTCAGGCACTAATGCTGGGCGAGAAGGTCTGGCTCCTTACTAGTGTTCCAATTAATCGCAAAGATTTTCAAAGGCATTGAGGCCTTGGCGATATGAAGGCCACTGAAGTTCCTCCATACCAAACTAAGTTGTTTTTGCTGGCATCATCCAGACCCAGAGTCTTCCATCAGACTGCTAGACAGTGGATCATGATTTTATATACCAGTTAGCAATGGACGAGGCCGAAACACCTGAATCTAATATTTAGTAAGGGTGTCCACCTGGATGTGGTTGAACTGTGACTAGCTGGCTCTACTATGTAGGAATTTGTTTTAAAAGGGCCAGAGAGATTGAGAACCCTTTAACTGATATTGTACTGGAAATTATCTTGCCCAGTCATTGTTGCACTAGAGGGCTGGAAACACTTTAGTTTACTATCTATGATGTGGAGAAACGGGTAGGGGCAATTTGCTGGGCCAATAGCGGGTATTTCCTTTCCTGTACCCCACCTCCCCACCAGCATTTTTAGAACAAACTGGAGACTAAATCTAGTAAATCACCAGCACTCTTATATCAGTCATTTACAATTATAAGAAGTCATTTTAGTAAAATATTTGAGGGACCTTAAATTACTTGGTAATGACAGTTAATTGAcctgaaaattattttttgttggtTTGGGCTGTCAGTGTATTACAGTGACCATATCACCCTAGGTCTCTACACAGCCATCACTTCACCAAGGAATTCTGAATAATCCCTGTACTAGTATaaacttatatataaaatatatataaagcaaaaatatattcattgtaaATAGCTGAAGGGCTAAAACTCCAATAATAACCTATATTTTGTTTCGCTATTCATCACTAAGTGAGCTTTTCTAGGTTCTTAATTAGGCATTACTGAGATTCTTTGCACACCTTCAGGCACTTGACTATTAAAAATAAtgagtattttttaataattcgtTAGTATATTTCTAAAAAATTTAAGTATGTAGAAAATCCAGACAGGAGGATGATTATGTGATTATTCATGCTGTGTTATTAATACGGACTCACAGCAAGAGCTAATATAACTATTTTTTTGATGTGTTAATAAGCACAGTGTCTATACTTTTCCTTTGAAGATCTAGCTAAATCTGGAAGACTCTActataatagaaaatagtgtataTAACATGGTTAAACTAAAATAATACTATTGACATCCAACCCCTCCCGACTCACACTGGTCCTACGCAAGACACTGTTCACCCCAGGCATGACCCCCCAACATTTCGCTAGGTTTGAGGATAATGACCTCCTCCGCGTTTACCAATTCTTCCAGAATTAAAAATTAATGCCAATCTCAGACCTACCACAACGAACCCCATTAACCACCTTCGACCACTTTCGCTACCTCCAAATATGGAGCTTCCTAGACGCACCCACTAACAAACTGGAACCACAGCCCTCATCCCCCTGGAAAAAAGCTGCATGCGCTGCCCAATCCACATGAGTCAAATCTCCACACTATACTCTTCTATTATTAAATCCTACCAAGAAGGATCACTGTCATACGTGTCAGTTTGGGAGAGGGACATCGGACCCCTGGAAAACCCCACAGATTTGGGGGACATCTGGGAAGCTACAGCCACAGTCTCCATTTACGTTAATCATATAGAGCAAGCATAAAAACTCTCACGTGCTGGTACCTCAACCCTATCAGACTAAAACAAATGGGCATTTCGGACTCAAACCTGTGCTGGAAGGGACAAGGGGAAAAGGGTACATAAGTCCACGTATGGTGGGAATGCACACAATTAACCCAACTGTGGTTCTAGGTAATTCAACTTACATTCAAAATACTACATTCCACCATATCACAAGATCCATGGATCTGGCTCCTCTCAAAACCCCATAAACATACCCCCAGATGCGAAACAAATTGGTCGGGATAGCGCTAGTGACGAGAGGGACAATTGCCGAACACTGTGGCAGATCCGAAATCCCATCACTGAGCATGGCAATATGCAAAATAGAAGTTGCCAGAAAGATGGATAACCTTTCTGCCCTATTACATGACACCACCACAAACTATTACAAGATCTGGGACCCATAGCACTATGAGTTCCCCCCACATGCATAGAAAATAGTAGCTGGCGGGAAGCAGAATCCCCCACTACCCAACCTCCCCAGCACGTCATTCACCCCCCCCATCCTGAAGCAACAACCCCCACTCCCCCTGATCCTACCCCTTTTTttctcctccctctctcttcttttaCTCCTCTTCCTCTCCTTTTTCCCCTGACCATGTCTGAGGTACCCCTGGAACATCTCCTCCCACCCCGGAAACACAAGCACCACTACATAACCAGAGCCAGGACACTCTCGAGAAGAAGGAAGCTCCCACACTCAAACCAGAGCATTGCCTACACTAAACCATACCATGACACCCACATTTCATATGTTCAGATGTTCAACACAACCTATTTGTTTGATAATTTTGGCCCTATTGGCTACCAAGTTTACCCCCTTTACTCACCAAACTGACGTTAAAACCATGTATCATGCAACAACAAGGTGTAGCTCCTTACACCAGACCACTTTGTTCTTGAGTACACCGCATTATACCCACTCGCAGGTTTTACCTCATGTTCTGTACCCCTTATCACCTTTGAATGTACGCTAATACATTGTAATGTTACCATGCTTTTTACCCTGTCAAAAACAAAAtctcactatagtgttaggaatacaggcatGTATAGAAGTATTCTTATTGCAATAGTGTTACCTTACCTATTTAGATGTCCAGTTCCTAATTTAGTGGTCTCACCACTGAAGCCCTGCCTCCTCAGCTGAGATCAACAATtttaatgatgtcagccaatccagtgcttccacacaggaaagcattgggaggctagtgaacatgtgcagcaaaatgccACAGTGCACTAATTAAAGGCTTTTTATGAGAAGCAGTTTATTGGTTATTGCAACTATAGAGCCTCTAGGGGTTGTTTTcctgtcagccactagaggtgtgctaACCTTGCAATGGAAACATTGTTGTATCTACTAAATGacaatgttttacaatgcagcGCGAAAAGGAcacgaccacttcattgagataacgtTGTATGGATGCCTATAGTAGTCCTTCAAATATCTGAAATGCACCACAGGTTGCATAGACATTTTCTACAAGAAGACAAAGggacaacccccccaccccccctatcGTATTACCCACCTTACATTAAAAGTACCATACTATTTGTTTCAAGCAACTTGTCAAttctgttgttttgtttttagctaATACACATAAAACTCGGGAGATTGACCTGATCCTTTAACATAAATAAATCAATGTTGTTTGTAATTGTGTTTCTGTGACATCCTTTCCCAGCATACAGCAAGTCATTCATATACATTTTAGGAGAAATATAACTGAAACAGAACAATTCTCAAACTGGGGTATTGTTTTCCAAACCTGTTTGTGttaaaaaacattacaaaaaatcTTATCCTATTATGACTACAAACACTGACAACGTTGTTATGGTACTATCAGCTACCAGGAGAGCCAGAAGCCCTTGCTTCAGGGCACTCCGGACACCAAAATTATTACagcacactgcagtggttatCATGTTTGTTATTTAAATTTAGAAAATGATCTTGTTTTTAAAGTAATTGAATAAGAAATATTTCTGAATATGAACATGAATTTTCCATTTTACTAAAAAGTGAAATTAACAAATCACATAACTGAGATCaacgagaatttttttttaattttctattcAAATCTACATACTTTCAATGTTGGTTGTCACTTCAAAATATTTAGTTGTCTATTGGTTAGACCCCAGGGTATAAATGACAAGTGGCTAGGATCTTCTGTTTAATCAATCACAAGAACACTATAATAATAACTGTAATGAATGAAAATATACATTCTTCTACTAactttttcacacttttttttttcttccagtggCTATGTACAAAGAACCTTCACTTCATGATCTAACAGAGTTTTCCAGATCTGGTAGTGGAACTCCAACAAAAAGCAGAAGTGTCTCTGGAGTTTTAAACGGGGGTAAATCTATGAGCCAAAATGAGTCAACGTAGCCAGTTGTACATCGTATCGGTGGCTACATTATTTACAGTAAATGGAACCTTACCTCTGGATGCTGTTGAATTCTTACAAGCAGTctttcatctaaaaaaaaaatcgattATTTAGGACAAGCACCGAACTTGCATAAATCATTCACGTCAGTCATTAGATCTCTGGGTTTTCACCAGATCCCATTGTTTTAGAATGTGCTTTTTGCATCTCAGAAGGCACCTGGATAGCCAGCAAAACATATTGTGGAATAAAGCATAGAGAGGACATGCTCTTTGCTCTCTGTTTATATCACCTATGCTTTGTGGATAACCAAACTGAAACATTTCACCGAACTCAATGCAGTCAAGAATTTGCTTTCCAACCAAGAATAAAAAGACCACTTTTactctttaaagaaaaaaaattactgctTACATGTTTTATAGGGGCGagcataaaaaatgtaaatctgtttgTTTTCTTGGCTTAAAGTTTTATATATAAGCTTGATTATATGTATAAttcattttgacaaaaaaaagtgcaacacTTTGATTTTCACAGATAATGAACTCTGCTGGGTATTTAATGCTGGGTCTAAATGCCGAACTCAGATCAGAACGGAGGTAGCATTTGAGACTCAAGTAAACAGTGTTTCTGCAATTTAAAACAtggcaaaatataatttttatatatataaatatatatatatatatatatatatatatatatatatatatatatatatatatatatatttgtagtattCTGGTCAAGGTATAGAGCTGACCTCTAATCTGTAGACACACAAGTGTATTGTTGTCATCCCCAGACAATAGAACAAACCGTTAATAGATACAAATGTCCATCACTGTCAtttttctcttaatttcatttttgtgtataatgttaaataaatgttgtggcttcttttctaaagaacaaaataataaactgTGGAATTAAGGTGatcctttttataaaaaaatgtcttATTTGTAAAAGTCCTTTTTCCAATGTTACAAAGTATGTGAGTATCGTAGACCAGGAGACATTTGGACAGGCAGTGTCTAAACAACATATAACTATGCCTGCTATTTAATCAAAGTGTTAATTATTTAGTTAGTTTTCCATTTATATCATTATATCAAATGCATGGATGAAAGAGGGAAATTGAATAGAGGTGCATGAATTGTTTGGTTTTGTGCATTAAACAATGTTGGATTTGTGCTCCATAAATACCATACGATAGGCCAAGAGTTTTTCATGTCTTGTACAAAATGTTTATTTGCTGTATACACAAAAATGCACTGAATAAacaatttatattaatatttactttaaaaaaaataataataataataatatatatactccCTTTGTTTGGCAGAAtgtgtttctttttgttttatcaaCCAAAATGAAATCAATATTTTGGAATTAAAGAAGGCTATGCATTATTGCTGTTTACATGTTCAATTGTTATAATTTATTAccaattttattttagaaaatacattttgttatttttttttaaatagaactcTGTTTACTTTGAAGCAGATTGTGCACTTGTAAAATAAATGTTTCCTTCAGTTAAATTAGAATTGTGTCAATTTTTTTCCTATTAGCAATGCCAGACAAATTTTAGAACACACACGCCAAATATCGAATGTTTTAAGTTATGAAGTCATTTATAGAACAATTATAGTTTTTGCCAAGTTCACCTATTCTAGTCAtagttgttaaaataaaaatgtgcatagtTAAGTGTATGCAAAATGCTAGTAATTCCTTCTTAAAGATAAATGTAATCAAAAAGTACAGATCAACACAGATTTTATGCCTGGCAGCCagtaaaagtaaatttaaatttttattttgtttccacaACTATAACAGAGTTCGCAGGTTGACATGTTTCCACAACTTTCCCAGAATTCCcaacttgacatgcaaatgagcacagacagacagacgtgcTTTAGATTTGATCCTGTATTTCTGCAGGAATTTGCTTAGAGTACCTGTAGACATGCAGGATGAAGTCTAAAACACAATACCTCTGTGTGTGACTTAATTCTGGGATGGAAATGATGTTTCATGTTTCTGAGTCCAAAGTAGATTTTCCAAAGTCCAAttcaacttgagatatgcagatgAAACACaacagtattatatatatatatatatatatatatatagagagagagagagagagaattggaGTAGAAATTGTAGCCATATTAAtctagtgatgcagatgtaaaataacagcCGCAattattctgttagtccaataaaaatagtattacaagatactaattTCATCTGTAATTTTGCATAAATATATATCTGGCAcgtggaagaaaaaaataataaatataaataaggcGATAAAAGTGACAAGGAGGGTAGCATAATTATTAAGATACAGGGGACATAGGGAAAGGAAaaccaaacaacaacaacaaaaattcaCTGGGCCGCTTGaatttgacagtttttttttaatgtgtaatgTCCATTCTAAACACTAAAAAAAAGTCCTTTCTCATAACATCAGTGAGATAATTATTTACAGGGTTACAAGTgaaaattaaagtgaatttcaaatttaaggccaaagtagccgaactggaaaaaa
This DNA window, taken from Pelobates fuscus isolate aPelFus1 chromosome 9, aPelFus1.pri, whole genome shotgun sequence, encodes the following:
- the FGF13 gene encoding fibroblast growth factor 13 isoform X5; this translates as MSGKVIKAKEEKDASKEPQLKGIVTKLYSRQGYHLQLQADGTIDGTKEEESIYTLFNLIPVGLRVVAIQGVQTKLYLAMNSEGYLYTSEHFTPECKFKESVFENYYVTYSSMIYRQQQSGRSWFLGLNKEGEIMKGNHVKKNKPAAHFLPKPLKVAMYKEPSLHDLTEFSRSGSGTPTKSRSVSGVLNGGKSMSQNEST
- the FGF13 gene encoding fibroblast growth factor 13 isoform X6 — protein: MALGGLRKSYSEPQLKGIVTKLYSRQGYHLQLQADGTIDGTKEEESIYTLFNLIPVGLRVVAIQGVQTKLYLAMNSEGYLYTSEHFTPECKFKESVFENYYVTYSSMIYRQQQSGRSWFLGLNKEGEIMKGNHVKKNKPAAHFLPKPLKVAMYKEPSLHDLTEFSRSGSGTPTKSRSVSGVLNGGKSMSQNEST